The sequence below is a genomic window from Nitrospirota bacterium.
TCACCGGGTTCTTTATAACCTGCAGGTCTTGTACATGATTCCGTAGTTGTTCCATCAGAATAAAAATCATTATCTCCATCCTTATACCAAGTCTGATATTGACAAAAGCTTGCAGTTACGCTCTTTGCAGATGTCATTGTCACTGTGCAGGTCCCTGTGCCTGAACAGGCCCCAGACCAGCCTGTGAATGTATAACCGGCGTTTGCTGTTGCTGTTACTGGCACCGACGCCCCACTGTTATACCAGCATCCTGTTGGACAATTCGGGCTTACGCTTCCGCCTGCTGCAGGGTCTGCAGTTGTCGTCAACTGATACTGCGTTGTAAAGTTTGCCGTGTATGTCGCTGCAGAAAACGGGGCTGTTATCGTATGGCTCTGTGCCCCTTCATCACTCCATGAGGAGTAGACATATTGTATTCCTGTGCCTCCGCTCTGAGGAGATGACACTCCTATCGCATGGCTTGAGCCTGATACCCAGATGAATGTCTGAGGCGCTGTGTAATTGGTTCCATCAACTGTAATCTGTCCGCCAGATGGCGCGGTGGTTACGGTGATATCAGTAGCACATGCTAAGGTGCTCTGGGGACCGAGATTAGTCCATTCTGTCTCAACCCCATCGCCATTTTTTGCCTTAACACGATAATTATATGATGTCCCGCAAGTAAGCCCTGTGTTATTCCAATATGTGCTTTTTTCCCATCCTGAATTTGTTCCCATAGTTGTATTTTCAGCATAATATTCCGTACTTGAGGGATTACCATTAACGGTCCAATTTGCCTTAATACTTGTCTGTGTCACATTGGAGAAAGAGGAAACTCCGGGGGTATTAGCCAATGTATAGCGATAATAAGTGCTGCTTGATGGTGTTTCATCTGCATCACCATTTCTCGCCTTGGCATAAAATCCATATCGCGTATTAACTGATAATGAACCGCTGGTCCAGTAATTGTTATTCTGCTTCCAGCCAGAATCGGAGCTGTTAGATATGTTATATATTATCAATCCCGAACTGCCTCTGGTAAGCCCCGGCGGAGTATTGCTTGACATTGCCTGAATACTATTATTTGTAATAGCGCCAAAGGTAATTCCAGACGGCGTTACTATGTCTGTGTAATCATAACTTATAGCTGAATATCCTGTTTCATTGCCAGCGTTATCTGCTGCTTTTACCTGATACCCATATTGATGGTTCGTCTGAAGACCAGAATTAATATATGACGTGCTGCTCTGCCAACCAGAATTTATACCCCCGGTTCCGCCGGTCGGGCTTGAGTAATAATCAAAATAGTAACTTATTGGAGTTGATGTATCAGAGGCAGTTGTAGCTGCCATAGAGATTGAAGATGTACTTGTCTCGTATGGTTCTGTAGACCATGTCATTGGGTTTGGTGTTGGTGGGGCAGCATCAGCAACTGTAATTGTTGACTCAAGATACGCCGTGTTATTAAAAGAAATGCTGTCCACAGATGTTCCGTTTGCATAAACGATCATCCCGACATAATAACTTCCGGGCGCAGTACTGCTCGGTATGCTGAAATTAAGGTTGTTGTATACCCCGCCAATTGCCCGAGCCCACAAACCAAACGATACTTGCCCGATATATGTATCAAGAGTAGTTATCGTAGTGTTTGTTGATAAATAAAACTTGACAACAGCGCCAGATTGGCTTTCATTACTAAGATTACCTACATATATACCGTCAACTTCAATACTTCCCCCTTGATTTACGTTCGCTGGGGTCGCTGTGGCAGAAGCATAAGATTGGTAACCATTTGAACTATATGACCACACCCCCATGTCAGTAACCGTTTTAGCTTTGCCGGGGAATGTGTCATAAACATATCTCACATCATCCGGCATGAGGTGGTCGTCTAACACTTTAGGGTGGTAATAGTTCATTACGCTCATATCATCAAAATTATGGGCGAGACCAATGGCGTGTCCCAGTTCATGAAGTGCAGATCCTTGAAATAACTGCCCGCTCCCTGTTTCACTGGTAGTCCACGAAACATCATCATTATACGCAATATC
It includes:
- a CDS encoding matrixin family metalloprotease; this translates as MLRKLIKRISTALLTAFLICSMSSFAYAYNVWFTYGEDYLPYTINVLPASNPYSPYDSYMADRWNNYSDIFMEWTTRYTAVFNNGRNDQVDPFLTNSEYNSYFDTSGGWGTGAAVTYRECQIVMGICAWITQYSDIAYNDDVSWTTSETGSGQLFQGSALHELGHAIGLAHNFDDMSVMNYYHPKVLDDHLMPDDVRYVYDTFPGKAKTVTDMGVWSYSSNGYQSYASATATPANVNQGGSIEVDGIYVGNLSNESQSGAVVKFYLSTNTTITTLDTYIGQVSFGLWARAIGGVYNNLNFSIPSSTAPGSYYVGMIVYANGTSVDSISFNNTAYLESTITVADAAPPTPNPMTWSTEPYETSTSSISMAATTASDTSTPISYYFDYYSSPTGGTGGINSGWQSSTSYINSGLQTNHQYGYQVKAADNAGNETGYSAISYDYTDIVTPSGITFGAITNNSIQAMSSNTPPGLTRGSSGLIIYNISNSSDSGWKQNNNYWTSGSLSVNTRYGFYAKARNGDADETPSSSTYYRYTLANTPGVSSFSNVTQTSIKANWTVNGNPSSTEYYAENTTMGTNSGWEKSTYWNNTGLTCGTSYNYRVKAKNGDGVETEWTNLGPQSTLACATDITVTTAPSGGQITVDGTNYTAPQTFIWVSGSSHAIGVSSPQSGGTGIQYVYSSWSDEGAQSHTITAPFSAATYTANFTTQYQLTTTADPAAGGSVSPNCPTGCWYNSGASVPVTATANAGYTFTGWSGACSGTGTCTVTMTSAKSVTASFCQYQTWYKDGDNDFYSDGTTTESCTRPAGYKEPGELVATSGDCDDNDANVHPGADDSNCNAIDENCDGTPDDGFVPTPTTCGLGVCSSTGELICVNGVAQDNCIPGQPQAEGPPSDPTCSDTLDNDCDSLTDNADPDCVILCTDNDSDGYALEGGDCGLVDCDDTNAAVNPGATEICDGLDNDCDGQIDEGCIPDLIISALSAPSTAGAGQTVTVHERTKNNGTGTAGASTTKFYLSTDNRYNQGDTELGMRTVASLTGGASSKGRTQITIPSGTIAGNYYIIGRADAGGVVAESNEKNNTKATAITITSP